A section of the Epinephelus moara isolate mb chromosome 3, YSFRI_EMoa_1.0, whole genome shotgun sequence genome encodes:
- the rcc1l gene encoding RCC1-like G exchanging factor-like protein — protein sequence MALSCVRLCTRHMSKGLQVCGYATLSKASRPQEKTSSGPVFQYVGEHKKPSHKVFVWGFSFTGALGIPSFVVPDSGRKKPRKYQLTPYRLETAEQISSAACGYGFSLIASPTKDVIKLWGMGLNKDSQLGFQRTQHSRHQSYDFVLEPSPVALPLTQPLQTRVAQVACGRAHSLILTDQEGVFSMGNNAYGQCGRRIVEDEVYSGSHIIHKIEGFGSRVTQVACGQDHSLFLTETGKVFACGWGADGQTGLGHHNISSSPVEVGGDLAGVEVQQISTYGDCSLAVSRDGLLYGWGNSEYLQLASVTEATQINSPRHLPLRGCGKVVQAACGGTQVAVLNDKGEVFVWGYGILGKGPNLSESSTPEMIPATLFGRSEFNPSVTVSRIRCGLNHFAAVTDRGELFVWGKNVRGCLGIGKRDDQYFPWRVTVPGQVVDVACGVDHMVALVKSLL from the exons ATGGCTCTTTCCTGTGTGCGACTGTGCACTCGACACATGAGCAAAGGGCTTCAAGTCTGTGGGTATGCGACACTCAGTAAAGCATCCAGACCTCAGGAGAAAACCAGCAGCGGTCCAGTTTTTCAGTACGTCGGCGAGCACAAAAAGCCCAGCCACAAAGTGTTTGTGTGGGGCTTCAGTTTCACTGGTGCTCTGGGTATCCCCAGCTTTGTGGTGCCAGACAGCGGCAGGAAGAAGCCCCGCAAATATCAGCTGACTCCTTACCGGCTGGAGACTGCAGAGCAG ATCTCCTCTGCTGCTTGTGGTTACGGCTTCAGTCTCATTGCCTCTCCGACTAAAGATGTGATCAAACTGTGGGGCATGGGCCTGAACAAGGACTCTCAGCTGGGCTTCCAACGCACACAACACAGCCGCc ATCAGAGCTATGACTTCGTGTTGGAGCCATCCCCGGTGgctctgcctctcacccagcCTCTGCAGACCAGAGTGGCTCAGGTTGCATGTGGCCGCGCTCACTCTCTGATCCTCACCGATCAAGAGGGAG TTTTCAGTATGGGCAACAATGCGTACGGCCAGTGTGGAAGACGGATAGTTGAAGACGAAGTTTACAG TGGCAGTCACATCATTCACAAGATAGAAGGCTTCGGCAGCAGGGTCACACAG GTGGCATGTGGACaggatcacagcctcttcctCACTGAGACAGGAAAAGTGTTTGCATGTGGATGGGGtgcagatggacagacag GTCTGGGACACCACAACATCAGCTCCAGTCCTGTGGAGGTGGGAGGGGATCTGGCCGGGGTGGAGGTGCAGCAGATCAGCACGTATGGAGACTGCAGCCTGGCTGTGTCCAGAGATGGACTGCTGTATGGGTGGGGCAACTCTGAATACCTGCAGCTGGCTTCGGTCACCGAGGCCACACAG ATCAACTCTCCTCGACATCTTCCTCTGAGAGGCTGCGGGAAGGTGGTTCAGGCGGCGTGTGGAGGAACACAGGTGGCTGTTCTCAACG ATAAAGGAGAGGTGTTTGTGTGGGGTTATGGCATTCTTGGAAAAGGCCCAAACTTATCCGAATCCTCGACCCCGGAGATGATTCCCGCTACGCTGTTTGGGCGCTCAGAGTTCAACCCCTCAGTAACCGTCTCCAGGATCAGGTGTGGCCTCAACcattttgctgcagtgacag ATCGAGGCGAGCTCTTCGTCTGGGGGAAGAATGTGAGAGGTTGTTTGGGCATTGGGAAGAGAGACGACCAGTACTTCCCGTGGCGG
- the LOC126387860 gene encoding TLC domain-containing protein 5-like, whose amino-acid sequence MPVLEVICSLIGWFCLYQLFCCTFTQRGPEWNCRLVTLSHGVLIVLLTAYVLFIDGPWPFTHAGTENTELQTFSLCVCLGYFFFDMAWCVCYHTEGPVMLAHHAASIVGILLALFMGVSGCETCGVIFGSEITNPLLQTRWFLRQLGLYDSLLGDAVDLLFILLFATVRVGVGTVMFYCELTSPRTTLIMKLGGVVMYGLAWVFMVDIARFGYKKSRAKYKRWRENHKLKEISSEKLDGHSDKSD is encoded by the exons ATGCCGGTACTGGAGGTGATCTGCAGCCTGATTGGCTGGTTCTGTCTCTACCAGTTGTTCTGCTGTACCTTCACTCAGCGGGGGCCCGAGTGGAACTGCCGGCTGGTCACTTTGTCCCATGGTGTCCTCATAGTGCTGCTGACAGCATACGTGCTGTTCATAGACGGACCCTGgcctttcacacatgcag GAACAGAAAACACTGAGCTCCAGACCTTCTCCCTGTGTGTCTGCCTCGGCTACTTCTTCTTCGATATGGCCTGGTGTGTGTGCTACCACACCGAGGGCCCCGTCATGCTGGCACACCACGCTGCGAGCATCGTGGGCATCCTCCTCGCTCTGTTCATGGGGGTGTCAGGCTGCGAGACCTGCGGGGTCATCTTTGGCAGCGAGATCACCAACCCCCTGCTGCAGACCCGCTGGTTCCTGCGGCAGCTGGGCCTGTACGACAGCCTGCTGGGCGACGCCGTGGACTTGCTTTTTATCTTACTGTTCGCCACTGTGCGCGTGGGAGTCGGCACAGTCATGTTTTACTGTGAGCTAACCTCTCCCAGGACCACACTGATCATGAAGCTCGGTGGCGTGGTCATGTACGGACTCGCCTGGGTGTTCATGGTGGACATCGCCAGGTTTGGCTACAAGAAAAGTAGAGCTAAGTATAAAAGGTGGCGAGAGAACCACAAGCTGAAGGAAATCAGCTCAGAAAAACTGGACGGACATTCAGACAAAAGTGACTGA